In the Streptomyces sp. NBC_00525 genome, one interval contains:
- a CDS encoding CaiB/BaiF CoA transferase family protein, translating into MSAPAAPPLTGLRVVDLATLFAGPLCATMLGDFGAEVIKVEHPVRPDPSRGHGPAKDGIGLWWKILGRNKRNLTLDLSAPEGRELLLRLAARTDVVIENFRPGTLERWGLGPDELHAVNPRLVLVRVTGFGQFGPYAHRPGFGTLAEAMSGFAAITGEPDGPPTLPPFGLADSIAALATAYAVMAALAGRDRTGEGQVVDMAIIEPILTVLGPQPLWYDQLGYVQPRTGNRSRNNAPRNTYRTSDGQWVAVSTSAQSVAERVMRLVGRPDLIDEPWFASGSGRAEHSDELDEAVGHWIGRHSREEALSAFEKAEAAIAPVQDVRDVLEDPQYRALDSVTEIDDPELGPLRMQNVLFRLSRTPGAIRWAGRPHGADTEEILTELGLSGPQIEALRAERVL; encoded by the coding sequence GTGAGCGCCCCCGCGGCGCCGCCGCTGACCGGACTGCGGGTCGTCGATCTCGCCACGCTCTTCGCGGGCCCGCTCTGCGCGACGATGCTGGGCGACTTCGGCGCCGAGGTGATCAAGGTCGAGCATCCGGTGCGCCCCGACCCCTCGCGCGGCCACGGGCCCGCGAAGGACGGCATCGGCCTGTGGTGGAAGATCCTCGGCCGCAACAAACGCAATCTGACGCTCGACCTCTCCGCCCCCGAGGGCCGCGAGCTGCTCCTGCGGCTGGCCGCCCGCACCGATGTGGTCATCGAGAATTTCCGGCCGGGCACGCTGGAGCGGTGGGGCCTGGGCCCCGACGAGCTGCACGCCGTCAACCCCCGGCTGGTGCTGGTGCGCGTCACGGGCTTCGGCCAGTTCGGCCCGTACGCCCACCGGCCCGGCTTCGGGACGCTCGCCGAGGCGATGAGCGGCTTCGCGGCGATCACCGGGGAGCCGGACGGGCCGCCGACCCTGCCGCCGTTCGGCCTGGCGGACTCGATCGCCGCGCTCGCCACGGCGTACGCGGTGATGGCGGCGCTGGCCGGCCGGGACCGCACCGGCGAGGGCCAGGTGGTGGACATGGCGATCATCGAGCCGATCCTGACCGTGCTCGGCCCGCAGCCCCTCTGGTACGACCAGCTGGGTTACGTACAGCCGCGCACCGGGAACCGCTCTCGCAACAACGCCCCGCGCAACACCTACCGCACCTCGGACGGGCAGTGGGTGGCCGTCTCCACCTCCGCGCAGTCCGTCGCGGAGCGGGTGATGCGGCTGGTCGGCCGGCCCGACCTGATCGACGAGCCGTGGTTCGCCTCCGGCTCCGGGCGTGCCGAGCACAGCGACGAGCTGGACGAGGCCGTCGGCCACTGGATCGGCCGGCACTCCCGCGAGGAGGCGCTGTCCGCGTTCGAGAAGGCGGAGGCCGCCATCGCACCGGTCCAGGACGTGCGGGACGTGCTGGAGGACCCGCAGTACCGGGCGCTGGACTCCGTCACCGAGATCGACGACCCGGAGCTGGGCCCGCTGCGGATGCAGAACGTCCTCTTCCGGCTCTCCCGGACGCCGGGCGCGATCCGCTGGGCGGGCCGCCCGCACGGCGCCGACACCGAGGAGATCCTCACCGAGCTGGGGCTGAGCGGGCCGCAGATCGAGGCGCTGCGGGCGGAGCGGGTGCTGTGA
- a CDS encoding ADP-ribosylglycohydrolase family protein, producing MSRERRGRIEGLLLGLAAGDAAGWPAARHRAARMPEWTRRLTRELDTFAEQNATTTLPVPIALNQPPEPLRLGPSDDAEWAAFTAWTVLAAAPTGRVRAAVAGAWNALAAEVAAAAARAPEVESAVLPLRARISVRAGLGNLAAGLRPPATGHDNPHYFDDAACVRAAVLAVVHPGDPGAAAELAEFDARYTQDGDGVHGARAMAAACAEALAGADVDTAVNAALAQLPDGTEIARNAAHAVRIAREFAGERAGAFALVPVLEHQIVDHVYSYGIAAAETVPVALALATAGRGDLAQAVPAAACLSRVADSAPALAGALTGALGAAAAVPDGWRETCRTLAGCALPRFAGTDLVELAGLLADTEPALRGGQFGHDIHRAPGAHDVPLPHETPDTHSTRGAHAR from the coding sequence GTGAGCCGCGAACGGCGGGGGCGGATCGAGGGGCTGCTGCTCGGGCTGGCCGCCGGGGACGCGGCGGGGTGGCCGGCCGCACGGCACCGGGCGGCCCGGATGCCGGAGTGGACCCGGCGCCTCACCCGCGAGCTGGACACCTTCGCCGAGCAGAACGCGACGACCACGCTCCCGGTGCCCATCGCGCTCAACCAGCCGCCCGAGCCACTGCGGCTGGGCCCGTCCGACGACGCCGAGTGGGCGGCGTTCACGGCCTGGACCGTGCTGGCGGCGGCCCCCACCGGGCGGGTGCGGGCCGCCGTGGCCGGGGCGTGGAACGCCCTGGCGGCCGAGGTCGCCGCGGCGGCGGCCCGCGCGCCCGAGGTGGAGTCCGCGGTGCTGCCGCTGCGCGCCCGGATCTCGGTACGGGCCGGGCTCGGCAACCTCGCCGCCGGGCTCCGGCCGCCCGCCACCGGCCACGACAACCCGCACTACTTCGACGACGCGGCATGCGTACGGGCGGCCGTGCTGGCGGTCGTCCACCCCGGCGACCCCGGTGCGGCGGCGGAGCTGGCGGAGTTCGACGCCCGCTACACCCAGGACGGCGACGGGGTGCACGGGGCGCGGGCGATGGCCGCCGCCTGCGCCGAGGCGCTGGCCGGGGCGGACGTGGACACGGCGGTGAACGCCGCGCTCGCCCAACTCCCGGACGGCACCGAGATCGCCCGCAACGCGGCCCACGCGGTGCGCATCGCGCGGGAGTTCGCCGGGGAGCGGGCCGGGGCGTTCGCCCTGGTCCCCGTGTTGGAGCACCAGATCGTGGACCACGTCTACAGCTACGGGATCGCCGCCGCCGAGACCGTCCCGGTGGCCCTGGCGCTGGCCACCGCGGGCCGGGGCGACCTCGCGCAGGCGGTGCCGGCGGCGGCCTGTCTGTCGCGGGTGGCGGACTCGGCGCCCGCGCTGGCCGGGGCGCTGACCGGGGCGCTGGGCGCGGCCGCCGCCGTGCCCGACGGCTGGCGCGAGACCTGCCGGACGCTGGCCGGCTGTGCGCTGCCCCGGTTCGCGGGCACGGATCTGGTCGAACTCGCCGGGCTGCTGGCAGACACGGAACCGGCCCTCCGGGGTGGACAATTCGGACATGACATCCACCGTGCCCCCGGCGCCCACGACGTCCCCCTCCCCCACGAAACCCCCGACACGCACAGCACCCGAGGCGCCCACGCTCGATGA
- the lgt gene encoding prolipoprotein diacylglyceryl transferase, translating into MNLAYIPSPSTGVIDLGPIPLRGYAFCIIIGVFVAVWFGNKRWVARGGTAGTVADIAVWAVPFGLVGGRLYHVITDYQLYFSDGENWVDAFKIWQGGLGIWGAIALGAVGAWIGCRRRGIPLPAWADALAPGIALAQACGRWGNWFNQELYGRATDVPWALKISEGPNRVAGTYHPTFLYESLWCVGVALLVIWADRRFKLGHGRAFALYVAAYCAGRAWIEYMRVDEAHHILGLRLNVWTAIIVFALAVTYIVVSAKLRPGREEIVEPKAAEAAESPDEAKDSAAEESEAPVESADTNADADADTSADAIADAPKADGTAEAAKG; encoded by the coding sequence ATGAACCTTGCCTACATTCCCAGCCCGTCGACCGGCGTGATCGATCTCGGACCGATCCCGCTCCGCGGCTACGCGTTCTGCATCATCATCGGTGTCTTCGTCGCCGTCTGGTTCGGCAACAAGCGCTGGGTCGCCCGAGGAGGCACCGCCGGCACCGTCGCCGACATCGCCGTCTGGGCGGTGCCCTTCGGCCTGGTCGGCGGACGGCTCTACCACGTCATCACCGACTACCAGCTGTACTTCAGCGACGGTGAGAACTGGGTCGACGCCTTCAAGATCTGGCAGGGCGGCCTCGGCATCTGGGGTGCGATCGCGCTGGGCGCGGTCGGGGCCTGGATCGGCTGCCGCCGCCGGGGCATCCCGCTGCCCGCCTGGGCCGACGCCCTCGCCCCCGGTATCGCCCTGGCCCAGGCCTGCGGCCGCTGGGGCAACTGGTTCAACCAGGAGCTGTACGGCAGGGCGACCGATGTCCCGTGGGCGCTCAAGATCAGCGAGGGCCCCAACCGGGTCGCCGGCACCTACCACCCGACCTTCCTGTACGAGTCGCTGTGGTGCGTCGGAGTGGCGCTGCTGGTGATCTGGGCGGACCGCCGCTTCAAGCTCGGACACGGACGGGCGTTCGCGCTGTACGTCGCCGCGTACTGCGCCGGGCGCGCCTGGATCGAGTACATGCGGGTCGACGAGGCGCACCACATCCTGGGCCTGCGGCTCAACGTGTGGACCGCGATCATCGTGTTCGCGCTGGCGGTGACGTACATCGTGGTCTCCGCGAAGCTGCGGCCGGGCCGCGAGGAGATCGTCGAGCCCAAGGCGGCCGAGGCGGCGGAATCCCCGGACGAGGCGAAGGACAGTGCCGCCGAGGAGTCCGAGGCCCCGGTGGAGTCCGCCGACACGAACGCGGACGCCGACGCGGACACGAGTGCGGACGCGATCGCGGACGCGCCGAAGGCGGACGGTACGGCGGAAGCAGCCAAGGGCTGA
- a CDS encoding HpcH/HpaI aldolase/citrate lyase family protein, translated as MSAAAAPLTLLYVPGDRPDVVLKAAGSGADVVIVDLEDAVAPDRREYARAATAELLSGPPSAGAPPFHVRVGDEADVRALAGLPGLAELRLPKITHAASVHHIAALAPGVALCPLLESALGIEHAYSVASAHPQVRAVALGEADLRADLGVREDTGLDWSRSRVVVAARAAGLPPPAQSVFADVRDLDGLWSSCARGRALGFLGRAAIHPRQLPVIERAFRPTPQEVEAAWEVVEAARDRAGAQALPDGRFVDAAVVAQARRTLALARRKR; from the coding sequence GTGAGCGCGGCGGCGGCCCCGCTCACCCTGCTGTACGTGCCCGGCGACCGGCCGGACGTGGTGCTCAAGGCGGCCGGGTCGGGGGCGGACGTGGTGATCGTGGACCTGGAGGACGCGGTCGCCCCCGACCGCAGGGAGTACGCCCGCGCCGCGACCGCCGAGCTGCTGTCCGGCCCGCCGTCCGCCGGGGCGCCGCCCTTCCACGTCCGGGTCGGCGACGAGGCGGACGTGCGGGCGCTGGCCGGGCTGCCGGGGCTCGCGGAACTGCGGCTGCCGAAGATCACCCACGCCGCGTCCGTCCACCACATCGCGGCGCTGGCCCCCGGGGTCGCCCTCTGCCCGCTGCTGGAGTCGGCCCTCGGCATCGAGCACGCGTACTCGGTGGCCTCCGCCCATCCCCAGGTCCGGGCCGTCGCGCTGGGCGAGGCGGACCTGCGCGCCGATCTGGGCGTACGGGAGGACACGGGCCTGGACTGGTCGCGCAGCCGGGTGGTGGTCGCCGCCCGCGCGGCCGGTCTGCCGCCACCGGCGCAGTCGGTCTTCGCGGACGTCCGGGACCTGGACGGGCTGTGGTCCTCCTGCGCCCGGGGCCGGGCGCTGGGCTTCCTGGGCCGGGCGGCGATCCATCCCCGGCAGCTCCCGGTGATCGAGCGGGCGTTCCGCCCGACGCCGCAGGAGGTGGAGGCGGCCTGGGAGGTCGTGGAGGCGGCCCGTGACCGGGCGGGCGCCCAGGCCCTGCCGGACGGCCGTTTCGTCGACGCGGCGGTGGTCGCGCAGGCGCGGCGGACGCTGGCGCTGGCCCGGCGGAAGCGGTGA
- a CDS encoding ADP-ribosylglycohydrolase family protein: MTSTVPPAPTTSPSPTKPPTRTAPEAPTLDDRIAGALVGAAVGDALGGPVEGRSAEQIAARHGGGVTGIVGPWDGEDWRTARPIAPYHKGDGHVTDDTLMTHALVRVYAKVRGRLDAYAVAEHLVPELIGEPRWIPELEAEALPLQRVFLAEKWIVARLHYGHVDPREAGCGNIVNCGAAMYMAPVGLVNAAHPQAAYAEAIDIAGAHQSSYGREAAGVFAAGVAAACAPGATPESVVETCLSLAKDGTRSAIEAVCETAARHRDFAAALAPLREAVAPFDTVGPDYRAPSLGARRPSRLHSIEELPVALGMLLVAGGDYRRAVLGSVNYGRDCDSIATMSGALAGALHGERAVPADWADAVATASRLDLRAPARTLARVAREMFARDTARRRAHEAAFTTLAGTP, from the coding sequence ATGACATCCACCGTGCCCCCGGCGCCCACGACGTCCCCCTCCCCCACGAAACCCCCGACACGCACAGCACCCGAGGCGCCCACGCTCGATGACCGGATCGCGGGCGCCCTCGTCGGCGCGGCGGTCGGCGACGCGCTGGGCGGCCCCGTCGAGGGCCGCTCCGCGGAGCAGATCGCCGCCCGGCACGGCGGCGGGGTCACCGGGATCGTCGGCCCCTGGGACGGCGAGGACTGGCGGACCGCCCGCCCCATCGCCCCGTACCACAAGGGCGACGGGCACGTCACCGACGACACCCTGATGACCCATGCGCTGGTCCGGGTGTACGCGAAGGTGCGCGGCCGTCTCGACGCGTACGCGGTCGCCGAGCACCTCGTACCGGAGCTGATCGGCGAGCCGCGCTGGATTCCGGAGCTGGAGGCCGAGGCGCTGCCGCTGCAGCGGGTCTTCCTCGCGGAGAAGTGGATCGTCGCCCGGCTGCACTACGGCCATGTCGATCCGCGCGAGGCGGGCTGCGGGAACATCGTCAACTGCGGGGCGGCGATGTACATGGCCCCGGTCGGCCTGGTGAACGCCGCCCATCCGCAGGCGGCGTACGCCGAGGCGATCGACATCGCGGGCGCCCATCAGTCGAGTTACGGCCGGGAGGCGGCGGGCGTCTTCGCGGCGGGCGTGGCCGCCGCCTGCGCGCCCGGCGCCACCCCGGAGTCGGTCGTGGAGACGTGTCTGTCGCTCGCCAAGGACGGCACCCGCTCAGCCATCGAGGCCGTGTGCGAAACCGCCGCCCGCCACCGGGACTTCGCGGCGGCGCTCGCCCCGCTGCGCGAGGCCGTCGCCCCGTTCGACACGGTGGGCCCGGACTACCGCGCCCCCTCGCTCGGCGCCCGCCGCCCCTCCCGGCTGCATTCCATCGAGGAGCTGCCCGTCGCACTCGGCATGCTGCTGGTGGCCGGCGGGGACTACCGGCGGGCGGTGCTCGGCTCCGTCAACTACGGGCGCGACTGCGACTCGATCGCCACCATGAGCGGCGCGCTGGCCGGCGCCCTGCACGGCGAGCGCGCCGTCCCCGCCGACTGGGCGGACGCCGTCGCCACCGCCAGCCGCCTCGATCTGCGCGCCCCGGCCCGGACCCTGGCCCGGGTGGCCCGTGAGATGTTCGCCCGGGACACCGCCCGCCGCCGGGCCCATGAGGCCGCCTTCACGACGCTGGCGGGCACCCCGTGA
- a CDS encoding ADP-ribosylglycohydrolase family protein, which produces MTTAVRVTWVQPEDLVGHELRQAAEDGRDARALARRWYEAGGSPAPERAGASSPGAPPGLRAVAERLLDELALLESPLAADEPDALDAIRAACPQWPRPRGGQPASRERLHAAWLGRAAGCLLGKPVEKLPLAGIRALARATGNWPLDTWFTGRGLPAPLAATYPWNRRSAATSLAENIDGMPADDDLDHPLLALLLLQRHGTAFTTADLARLWLEELPAGRTFTAERIAYRNLLDGIEPPDTARHRNPFREWIGARIRADVHGWTRPGDPAGAAEQAYRDAVLSHTGNGVYGAMFTAAALAEAAAGETDVHGCLATGLRVVPPRSRFARAVRDGIAAARAERDFDTVVDRLHTAYGRYHWVHVLPNAALLAAALTHADGDFTGSICKAVSGGWDTDSNGATAGSLAGLLAGRPDALPERWTAPLKNRLATSVPGFDAAGFDTLAALTHRLTHEEALRP; this is translated from the coding sequence GTGACCACGGCGGTGCGGGTGACCTGGGTGCAGCCGGAGGACCTGGTGGGCCACGAGCTGCGGCAGGCCGCCGAGGACGGCCGCGACGCGCGCGCCCTCGCCCGCCGCTGGTACGAGGCCGGCGGCTCCCCCGCCCCGGAGCGCGCCGGGGCCTCCTCCCCCGGCGCCCCGCCCGGACTGCGCGCGGTCGCCGAACGGCTGCTCGACGAACTCGCCCTGCTGGAGTCCCCGCTGGCCGCCGACGAACCGGACGCCCTGGACGCGATCCGGGCCGCCTGCCCCCAGTGGCCGCGCCCCCGCGGCGGGCAGCCGGCGAGCCGGGAGCGGCTGCACGCGGCGTGGCTGGGCCGGGCCGCCGGCTGTCTGCTCGGCAAGCCGGTCGAGAAGCTGCCGCTGGCCGGCATCCGCGCCCTGGCCCGCGCCACCGGCAACTGGCCGCTGGACACCTGGTTCACCGGCCGGGGCCTGCCCGCACCGCTGGCCGCCACCTATCCGTGGAACCGGCGCTCCGCGGCCACCTCGCTCGCCGAGAACATCGACGGGATGCCCGCGGACGACGACCTCGACCACCCGCTCCTTGCCCTGCTGCTGCTCCAGCGGCACGGCACCGCGTTCACCACGGCGGACCTGGCCCGGCTGTGGCTGGAGGAGCTTCCGGCGGGGCGTACGTTCACCGCGGAGCGGATCGCGTACCGCAATCTGCTGGACGGCATCGAACCCCCGGACACCGCCCGCCACCGCAACCCGTTCCGGGAGTGGATCGGCGCGCGGATCCGGGCCGACGTGCACGGCTGGACCCGGCCCGGCGACCCGGCCGGCGCGGCGGAGCAGGCGTACCGCGACGCGGTCCTCAGCCACACCGGAAACGGCGTCTACGGCGCGATGTTCACGGCGGCGGCACTGGCCGAGGCGGCGGCCGGCGAGACCGATGTGCACGGCTGCCTGGCCACCGGGCTGCGCGTGGTGCCGCCGCGCTCGCGGTTCGCCCGCGCGGTACGGGACGGCATCGCCGCCGCCCGCGCGGAACGGGACTTCGATACGGTCGTGGACCGGCTGCACACGGCGTACGGCAGGTATCACTGGGTGCATGTGCTGCCCAACGCGGCCCTGCTGGCCGCCGCCCTCACCCACGCCGACGGCGACTTCACCGGCTCCATCTGCAAGGCGGTGTCCGGCGGCTGGGACACCGACTCCAACGGGGCGACCGCCGGTTCGCTGGCCGGGCTGCTCGCCGGACGGCCGGACGCGCTGCCCGAGCGGTGGACCGCGCCGCTGAAGAACCGGCTCGCCACGTCCGTCCCCGGCTTCGACGCGGCGGGTTTCGACACCCTCGCCGCACTCACCCACCGGCTCACCCACGAGGAGGCACTCCGCCCATGA
- the rbsK gene encoding ribokinase, with translation MTRVAVLGSTNMDLVAYVDRAPERGRTVTGREFRTIPGGKGANQAVAAARAGGDVLMIGVVGDDEYGVRMRENLEHSGVDTDLLHTVEGPSGTAHIVVDATGANSIVVVPGANGTMTALGPGEMAAIAESDLLLLQLELPLSAVIEGARAGHAQGVRTVLTPSPVRELPAELLDHIDLLVPNEHEAAELSGYDDPHAAAEILLAQVPAVLITLGSKGCLYADRAGRATLFPAPEVTAVDTTGAGDTFVGTLAVALGEGRPVPQAIAWASAAAALCVQKPGASVSMPYRSEIDTA, from the coding sequence ATGACCAGAGTCGCGGTGCTCGGCAGCACCAATATGGATCTTGTGGCCTACGTCGACCGGGCCCCCGAGCGCGGCCGGACCGTCACCGGCCGCGAGTTCCGCACGATTCCCGGCGGCAAGGGCGCCAACCAGGCCGTCGCCGCCGCCCGCGCGGGCGGGGACGTGCTGATGATCGGCGTGGTCGGCGACGACGAGTACGGCGTGCGGATGCGGGAGAACCTGGAGCACTCCGGGGTGGACACCGACCTGCTGCACACCGTCGAGGGCCCCAGCGGCACCGCGCACATCGTGGTGGACGCGACGGGCGCCAACTCGATCGTGGTCGTCCCCGGCGCCAACGGCACCATGACCGCGCTCGGACCGGGCGAGATGGCCGCCATCGCCGAGTCCGACCTGCTGCTGCTCCAGCTGGAGCTGCCGCTGTCCGCCGTGATCGAGGGCGCCCGGGCCGGCCACGCCCAGGGCGTACGGACGGTGCTCACCCCCTCCCCGGTGCGGGAGCTGCCCGCCGAACTCCTCGACCACATCGACCTGCTGGTCCCCAACGAGCACGAGGCGGCGGAGCTGTCCGGCTACGACGATCCGCACGCGGCGGCGGAGATCCTGCTCGCCCAGGTCCCGGCGGTGCTCATCACGCTGGGCTCCAAGGGCTGCCTGTACGCGGACCGGGCCGGCCGCGCCACCCTCTTCCCCGCCCCGGAGGTCACCGCCGTGGACACCACGGGCGCCGGCGACACCTTCGTCGGCACCCTGGCCGTGGCGCTCGGCGAGGGCCGCCCGGTGCCGCAGGCCATCGCCTGGGCCTCGGCCGCCGCCGCGCTCTGCGTGCAGAAACCGGGCGCCTCGGTCTCCATGCCGTACCGCAGCGAAATCGACACCGCGTGA